In one window of Helianthus annuus cultivar XRQ/B chromosome 17, HanXRQr2.0-SUNRISE, whole genome shotgun sequence DNA:
- the LOC110910982 gene encoding probable inactive ATP-dependent zinc metalloprotease FTSHI 5, chloroplastic, translating into MNSTLNPHVTSPNPFTPFPKTPTFNFSFPRLNHHHNHRRRRFQPPFTVTSSLINNPHAPFNPPTTAGLNSTQKRQDKVLIPHAIKQILKPISITVLWIVIGLCPIQGFNQNPAIAAPVISEILKDKRSKGKENVQNRNDHEFSEYTRRLLVTVSKLVRVIEEVRSGNGDLENVNVALNDVKLKKKELQDEILCKLYAELSVLREKKTELDKKSGAILDSVMKSKRERDRVLEKGGDKKAKDRVAVELDEVISEKEKEFMVISEEVGEIEDQMSVKETMALSIGVRELCFIERESSVLVENFVREMKRKDNNKMPQSSHTKLSRSEIKKELQTAQKQFWEQTILSKVVENDDIEFPFDQNSIEFSRRVKQALAESREMQKNLEANIRKKMKKFGDEKYVILNSPVDEIVKGYPEVESKWTFGEKEVVVPKAARAHLFHGWKKWREEAKKDLKEKVLEDVEFGKKYVAERQEKILLDRDRVLSKTWYNEERNRWEMEPIAVPYAVSQKLVESARIRHDWAAMFMTLKGDDKEYYVDLKEYGSMFEDFGGVDGLYLKMLASNVPTFVQLMWIPFSELDIKQQFLLPMRLSRQVLVGLWNARDVSTVDWIFNWFKNITQDIMVLIVCPLLELIVPTSVKIKLFRTIPMKQYINWKSEAEENIKSQKEDEEFNWYFMFAVRAIVYWYILSHVFRFLKKRTPKLPGLKVRRRNPNMRKLRRLKYFYRAMLRGAKAKKKEGVDPITHAFDKMKRVKNPPIRLKDFASVEFMREEINEVIAFLQNPRAFQEMGARAPRGVLIVGERGTGKTALAMAIAAEAKVPVVEVKAQQLEAGLWVGQSASNVRELFQTARDLAPVIIFVEDFDLFAGKRGKFIHTKKQDHEAFINQLLVELDGFEKQDGVVLMATTQNLKKIDEALQRPGRMDRIFHLQLPTQAERERILQIAAKETMDPDLIDFVDWQKVAEKTALLRPVELKLVPVALEGSAFRTKFLDRDELLGYTSFIATFSNSIPSWLRKTKLAKAMSKMLVDHLGLTLTREDLQNVVDLMEPYGQITNGIEYLNVPLDWTRETKFPHAVWVAGRGLIAALLPNYDVVDNLWLEPLSWEGIGCTKITKAKTGGSAIGNVESRSYLEKKLVFCFGSYVASQMLLPFGEENILSSSELNQAQEIATRMVIQYGWGPDDSPVVYHHGNAVTALSMGDNYEYEMAAKVEKMYDLAYEKAKSILWSNRIVLEKIVEELLESEILTGKDLERIILANGGVRETEPFYLGIRNEEPVFGSLLEDGNGSQSVLLSAAN; encoded by the exons ATGAATTCCACACTAAATCCCCACGTTACCTCCCCTAACCCCTTCACACCTTTCCCCAAAACCCCCACCTTCAATTTCTCATTTCCACGTCttaaccaccaccacaaccaccgccgccgccggtTTCAACCACCCTTCACCGTCACTTCATCACTCATCAACAACCCACATGCCCCATTTAACCCACCTACCACAGCCGGCCTTAATTCCACACAGAAACGTCAAGATAAGGTACTTATACCTCATGCAATCAAACAAATTTTAAAACCAATTTCAATTACTGTTTTATGGATTGTAATTGGGTTATGCCCAATTCAAGGGTTTAACCAAAACCCTGCAATTGCTGCACCAGTGATAAGTGAGATATTGAAAGATAAAAGAAGTAAAGGGAAAGAAAATGTTCAGAACCGAAACGATCACGAGTTTTCGGAGTATACCCGGAGGCTGTTAGTGACAGTTTCCAAGTTAGTTAGGGTTATAGAGGAAGTTAGGTCAGGAAATGGGGATTTGGAGAATGTGAATGTAGCGTTAAACGATGTGAAGTTGAAGAAGAAGGAGTTACAGGATGAGATTTTGTGTAAACTTTACGCGGAGTTGAGTGTTTTGCGGGAGAAGAAGACGGAACTGGATAAGAAGTCGGGGGCGATTCTTGATTCGGTGATGAAGTCGAAGAGGGAGAGAGATAGGGTTTTGGAGAAAGGCGGGGATAAGAAGGCGAAGGATCGGGTGGCGGTGGAGTTAGATGAGGTGATTAGTGAGAAAGAAAAGGAGTTTATGGTGATTTCGGAGGAAGTTGGTGAGATTGAGGATCAAATGTCGGTTAAAGAGACGATGGCTTTGAGTATTGGTGTTAGGGAACTTTGTTTTATAGAGAGGGAAAGCTCGGTGCTTGTCGAGAATTTTGTTCGGGAAATGAAGCGGAAAGACAATAACAA GATGCCTCAAAGCTCTCATACCAAGCTTTCTAGATCCGAAATTAAAAAAGAACTACAAACTGCACAAAAGCAATTCTGGGAGCAAACGATTCTCTCAAAGGTAGTAGAAAACGATGATATTGAATTTCCGTTTGATCAGAACTCCATCGAATTCAGTCGACGTGTGAAGCAAGCGCTTGCGGAATCACGAGAAATGCAGAAGAATCTGGAAGCTAACATTcggaagaaaatgaaaaagtttggcgatgaaaaatatgttattttaaaCAGCCCAGTTGATGAAATCGTGAAGGGTTATCCCGAAGTTGAAAGTAAATGGACATTTGGAGAAAAAGAGGTTGTCGTTCCAAAGGCTGCTCGTGCACATTTATTTCACGGATGGAAAAAATGGCGTGAAGAAGCTAAAAAAGATCTTAAAGAAAAAGTGTTAGAAGACGTCGAATTTGGTAAAAAGTATGTTGCTGAGAGACAG GAAAAAATTCTTTTGGACCGTGATCGAGTATTGTCGAAAACGTGGTATAACGAAGAAAGAAATAGGTGGGAAATGGAACCTATAGCTGTCCCTTACGCTGTGTCTCAGAAGCTTGTGGAAAGTGCAAGAATCAGACATGATTGGGCTGCAATGTTTATGACACTCAAGGGTGATGACAAAGAGTATTACGTCGATTTGAAG GAATATGGTAGCATGTTTGAAGATTTTGGAGGAGTTGACGGGTTGTATTTAAAGATGCTTGCTTCAAATGTTCCGACTTTTGTTCAGTTGATGTGGATCCCATTCTCAGAGTTAGATATCAAACAACAATTCCTTTTGCCAATGCGGCTTTCCCGACAAGTGCTTGTTGGATTATGGAACGCTAGAGATGTATCTACCGTTGATTGGATCTTTAATTGGTTCAAAAATATAACCCAAGACATTATGGTGCTAATCGTTTGTCCTTTGCTGGAGCTTATAGTTCCTACCTCG GTGAAGATAAAGTTGTTTAGGACTATACCCATGAAGCAATATATAAACTGGAAGTCGGAGGCAGAAGAGAATATTAAATCCCAAAAAGAAGATGAGGAATTCAATTGGTATTTCATGTTTGCAGTTAGGGCTATAGTATATTGGTATATTTTATCGCACGTATTTCGTTTCCTGAAAAAAAGAACTCCCAAGCTTCCTGGATTGAAGGTGCGACGAAGAAATCCTAACATGCGAAAGCTGAGAAGGCTG AAATACTTCTACCGGGCTATGTTGCGGGGAGCAAAAGCTAAGAAGAAGGAAGGCGTTGATCCTATCACCCACGCTTTTGACAAGATGAAG AGAGTGAAAAATCCGCCTATACGTTTGAAAGATTTTGCCAGCGTTGAGTTCATGAGAGAAGAAATCAATGAAGTTATTGCATTTCTACAAAATCCTCGTGCCTTTCAAGAAATGGGTGCGCGTGCCCCTCGG GGAGTTCTAATCGTAGGTGAGAGAGGAACCGGTAAAACCGCACTAGCCATGGCTATAGCCGCAGAGGCGAAGGTTCCGGTTGTTGAGGTTAAGGCTCAACAGTTAGAGGCGGGCTTATGGGTGGGCCAGAGTGCATCCAACGTTAGAGAACTGTTCCAAACAGCCCGAGATCTG GCGCCTGTGATCATATTTGTGGAAGATTTTGATCTCTTTGCTGGTAAACGAGGGAAGTTTATACATACTAAAAAGCAGGATCACGAGGCTTTTATTAATCAACTTCTTGTGGAACTTGATGG GTTTGAGAAACAGGATGGGGTCGTTTTGATGGCTACAACTCAAAATCTGAAAAAAATCGATGAGGCTTTACAACGTCCAGGTAGAATGGACAGAATATTCCATCTTCAGCTACCAACACAAGCGGAAAGAGAGAGAATACTTCAAATCGCTGCGAAAGAAACTATGGATCCTGACCTTATTGATTTTGTTGATTGGCAGAAG GTTGCTGAGAAAACGGCACTTTTACGTCCTGTAGAACTCAAACTTGTTCCTGTGGCTTTGGAGGGTAGTGCTTTCAGGACTAAATTTCTCGACAGGGATGAACTTTTGGGATATACGAGCTTTATTGCG ACGTTCAGCAATAGTATCCCCTCATGGTTGAGGAAAACAAAACTTGCAAAGGCGATGAGCAAAATGCTGGTTGATCATCTCGGTTTGACTTTGACCAGAGAGGATTTGCAAAATGTGGTTGACTTAATGGAGCCGTATGGCCAGATAACCAATGGAATTGAATATCTTAATGTTCCCCTTGAT TGGACGAGAGAGACCAAGTTTCCACATGCGGTGTGGGTTGCTGGACGTGGACTTATTGCCGCTCTTTTACCAAACTACGATGTGGTTGATAACTTATGGCTAGAGCCTTTATCTTGGGAG GGAATTGGGTGTACAAAGATCACAAAGGCTAAAACCGGAGGCTCCGCTATTGGAAACGTTGAATCGAGATCATACCTTGAAAAGAAGCTTGTATTTTGCTTTGGGTCGTATGTTGCATCTCAAATGTTACTTCCGTTTGGCGAAGAAAATATTCTTTCTTCTTCTGAGTTGAATCAAGCACAAGAG ATAGCTACAAGGATGGTGATTCAGTACGGGTGGGGACCCGATGACAGTCCAGTAGTTTATCACCATGGCAATGCA GTGACTGCTTTAAGCATGGGGGACAATTATGAGTATGAGATGGCGGCTAAAGTAGAAAAG ATGTATGATTTAGCTTATGAAAAAGCAAAATCGATTCTTTGGAGTAACCGCATTGTtctcgaaaagattgttgaggaaTTGCTTGAATCTGAGATATTGACAGGGAAG GACCTCGAAAGGATCATTTTAGCCAATGGTGGGGTACGAGAGACGGAGCCGTTTTACCTTGGGATCCGTAATGAAGAG CCTGTGTTTGGGAGCTTGCTTGAAGATGGGAATGGATCACAAAGTGTCCTTTTATCTGCAGCAAACTAG